caaagaATCGGAGGAGGAGCGGCAGTAAAAATAGGATTTTATTCCCTTCCCACCCTCGCTGCTCCCGCTCGGTTCCCACAGCAACGTTACAATccggaaaaaaaaacaaaaaaaaaaaaaaaaccaaaaaaaaaacaggaaaagaaaaggaaatccaAAGGGTCGGGAgtgggaaaagggggaattCCGGGATAAAAACAGTCAAATCACAAGAGGGAattttttccagggaaaagctGCTCAGTCGTCCTCATCCCCCTCATCCTCAGGCTCTCGTTTCCTCTTCTGGCCCCGCTCTTCctctggaaaaaagaaagaattccCATTATTCCAGGAGCCACATTCCTGCTTTTCCGGGAATTCCATTTTCCATGGAACTGAGGTGGTTTTTCCTCAGGAAAAGTGGGATTGGTTCCGTACCAggctcctcctcgtcctcctcgtcgTCCACCTCGCCGTCGTTGTAgccttcctcatcctcctggAATTCCGGGAAAAACCGGGATGTAAAACTTGGGATCAGCCCAGAAGctttcccaatatcccaatTTCCAAGGAGGGAAAGTCCTTGGAATGTCCTCAGCAAGAAGCCACCTCCCAGTATTCCCGTTTTTTATGGAAtagcaggagctggcactgaaATCCCAGGGAATCGATCCttgagctggagctgggaacaTGGGAATGTGCTATTCCCAAGTTTAGGAAAACTGGGAattatgggaatgggaaaagcTGGATTGATCCAGAGCCTCCAAGCAGAACTGAGGGGGCTCAGGAACATtccagaggggcaggaggggattcagggctggaggagagggaaaacaaattcctggaattctgttttcccctttcccagcccacTTTCTCTCCCCCAATCCCATTTTCCTGCCTCCAATCCcactttcccctttcccttttttctctccctcaattccattttccctcccaaaatcccattttccttcctccaaccccatttcccccccttaAACCCCATTTTTCCTCCTATCCCATTTTCCCTCCTCCCATCCTTCATCCACCCCGGCACAAAGTGAATCCTAAAATTCTCAAATCCCAGATTTcctgcccagcccttcccagccgGATCCTGCGGATTCCCAAGGTGGAATTCCAAGgctcacctcctcctctccgCTCacatcttcctcctccccttcctcctcctcctcctcatcctcctcatcctccacTACCTGAGCGTCGTCGTCGTATTCCtcctctggaaaaacaaaatccaTGGAAACAGTTGAGGTTTTTGGAGTAATTCCACCCAAAATCTGGGAATCTGAGCAGAGAATTCCTTAGGGGCAGCACAGGATTGTCAGGGAATGCAGGGCTGGAgttgctccagctgctccactTCCCACTATTCCCAAGCATTTGGGAGCTGGGGAATCCCAACTTTTCCAGGAATAGATGGAGCAGAACTTTCCCACCATGCATCAGGAGCCTTCCCATGGACACAGAATTCCAGCCTTTTAGGcgattcccaaaattcccagcaGAAAACTGGGAAGTGCCGAGCCCCTGGAGCGCTTTCCATGTGTTTGGGAACCTTCCCAGAGTTCCCACTCAGCATTCCCGGGAAAAGTGCACATCCAGcttttctgctgtgctgctgggatgggAGAATCCAGCAAATTCCCTGGGATCAGCTGGATCCTCATCCTGCGATGGCTCCGGGGGCAGCCAGGGAACAGTGGTGCCTACAGCACTGAGATTCCCTGGAATTTCCTGGAATTCCAGGCTGTTCCTTCCTCAGCTCCCGGCACACATTCACTGGTGCTCTCCCAGTGTTTTCCATACATGGAGGAGCTCCCTAATTCCTGCATTTTTCCATGCCCATGGAAACCCTTCCCCATGAGGATTTCCACAGTTCCAGGACATTCCTTCTTATCCATGCTCATCCCTGCTCCCGTAATTCCTTCAGTCCCTTCCCGTGGTTCCTTCCCAATCCCACCCCTCCATTATTCCCAGATGAAGGAATGGGATTTtccaggccctgccacctcCTCCCCTCACTCCTGTGGGATGCAGGATCCATGGAGCACACCCCACGTAccgtcctcatcctcctcctcgtcATCCAGCCCCTCCACGTATCCCTCGGCGTCGGAATCCGGCGCTTCCTTGTCGTCCCGGTCTTTCACTAGGGATAAAGCTGAGGAAGTTGCTGCTTCAGGCCCTGCCCGGCTCCTTCCCGCCATTCCCTCAGGacacccagccccttcccctcaTTCCTTCAGGTCCTTTCCCTCATTTCCTCATTCCTTTGGGACATTGAGGTCCTTCCCCTCATTCTCTCCCTCATTCCCTCACGTCCTTCCCCTCATTCCCTCATTCTCTCCCTCATTCCTTCACTCCTTCCCCTCATTCCTGCATTCCTTTGGGACATGCAGTTCCTTTCCCTGATTCCTCCACCTCATTCCCTCAGGACACTCAGCTCCTTCTcccactattttttttttgggacaCCAAGATCCTTCCCTCTCATTCCCTCACTGCTTCAGGTCCTTCCCTCATTCCCTCAGGACATGGAGATCCTTCCCCCCATTCCCTCATTCCTTCCCCTCGTTCCCTGAGGACACACGGCTCCTTCTCCCACCATTCCTTCGGAACAACGAGGTCATTTCCCTCATTCCTTCAGGTTCTTCCCCTCATTCCCTcactccttcctttcttccttcccctcATTCCCTCACTCCTCCTCATTCCTCCCCTCATTCCCTCACTCCTTCCCCTCATTCCCTATCTCTCCCCTCATTCCCTCACTCCTTCTTATTTCTCCCCTCAttccctctctccttctcctcatTCCTCCTCTTATTCCCTCATTCCTCCCCTCAttccctctctccttctcctcatTCCTCCTCTTATTCCCTCATTCCTCCCCTCAttccctctctccttctcctcatTCCTCCTCTTATTCCCTCATTCCTCCCCTCATTCCCTCACTCCTTCTCCTCATTCCTCCCCTCATTCCCTCActccttcccttcttccttcccctcATTTCCTCAGTCCTTCTCATTCCTCCCCTCATTCCCTATCCCTCCCCTCATTCCCTCACTCTTTCCCTCATTTCTTCCCTCATTCCCTCActccttcccttcttccttcccctcATTCCCTCActccttcccttcttccttcccctcATTCCCTCActccttcccttcttccttcccctcATTCCCTCActccttcccttcttccttcccctcATTCCCTCACTCCTTCTCCTCATTCCTCCCCTCATTCCCTCACTCATTCCCTATCCTTCCCCTCATTCCCTCACTCCTTCTCCTCATTCCTCCCCTCATTCCCTCActccttcccttcttccttcccctcatctccttctcctcatccctcctcTCATTCCCCCACTCCCATCGCTCGCGGTGCCGGTTCCCACTCCCGtaccatcctcatcctcctcctcgtcGTCCAGCCCCTCCACGTATCCCTCGGCGTCCGAGTCGGGCGCCTCCTTGTCGTCCCGGTCGTAGCCGTCCAGGTACGTCAGCTGCGGCAGCAGCTTGAACACGTTTTCTCTGTAGTCGTTCAGGTTGGTCACCTCGCAGTTGAAcaggtctaagctcttcaggttttccaactttttctgggaaaacaaaACGATTTGGAAGGTTTGCTGGCGCAGGAATTCCCCCCAAAGGCAAGGATCCCACGGGGAATGTGCTCAAGGGATTCCTGCGGGtgttttgggctccctgagatggcatgcatggaaaaaaaaatgggaatctttacaaaaaacaccacaaattCCCAAATTGCCTGACCTTGGAATAAACCAACTCCTCCCCTCTTTCCCAATCAGCTCCCTCTGGAATTTCCGCCccattccaggaaaaaaaacttgGAAAACCACAGTttcatttgggatttgggatgggaaagGCTCTCCCTGGAGTCCTGCAGCTCCCAAATCCAAAGGAATAATTGATATCCAGGGAAGTATCCCAAAGGAGCCAGATCCAGGAATAGCTGATGTCCAGGGAATTACCCCAAATGAATTCTTGCAGATGGAAGCAGGAATGGAGCAGCTGGACACAAGAACTTTGATAAGAGAGgtttaaaaaatggaattatttttccttagAGTACgaaaaatgaaaaacacatGGAAATGAAATAGGAATTTAATTCCTGGGGGTTTTGTGGAATTTTTCTTTGGGAAGAAGTTTGCACTGCTCACAAATTTGGAAatcctaaaaataaaatccaaaggAATTGAGTATTTATATCAAGGCTTGTCCAGGATAAGAAATACCAACTCTAAAGGAACATCTCCCTTCCCTTTATGTGGAAAGCACTTGGGAAAAAGGCCTGGAAATGGGAaaactggcagagctgggagcactTCCAGGCTTTTCCACGAGTTTACCAGCTCTGccttttccctgtgctgcaggaaaggagatccaggaaggagctgctcctgcaaggATTTTCATGGGAACCGTAGTGCCTGGAGACGGATCCAGAGCCTGCAGAATCCTGGGAAGCTGCGGCCATTCCCGCCGGGAATGGgggagcccggcccggcagccACTAGAGGGAAGCAGCGGCTCACCGGGAACGGGGACAGGGAATTGGGATGCGGCCTGGATCCCGGGATTCGCTGGGGTTTTGGGAAGGAATGAGGGGGGAGGATCTGGCACAGATTCCAGGAGCGACATTCCCTGGGAGCGCCCAAGGccgggcttggagcaacctgggatagagGAAGGAATTCCAAGGGTTTGGAATGGGATGAATCCCATTCCTTGGAGCAAAACCAACTCCCCAGGACTTAGGATGCAGGGGGCAGGAATaactgggattttgggaaggaatgaGGGGGGAAAGACCCTGGCACAGATTCCAGGAgcattgttccctgggagcgcCCAAGGccgggcttggagcaacctgggatagagGAAGGAATTCCAAGGGTTTGGAACGGGATGAATCCCATTCCCAGGAGCAATCCCGACTCACCAGAGGTTCTATTGTCCCGAGATCTTTAATTTTGTTGCCGCTTAGGTTTAGGTGCGTGAGGTTCGGACACTTCTCTGCCAACACTTCCAGGCCTCCTGAGATTCTGTTGTCGCTCAGCTCGAGCTGCAAAGGCCCAAAAACATCCTCAACAATCCCACttcatcccattcccagccACTTTTCCCACACGCggggaagggggaaaggagGGGTTTGGCTCGGGGAGGTGGGATTTACCTTCTTAAGTTTGTTTAACTTTGGTAAGTTTGCGACTGAGGTTAAGCCGACGTTGATTGTGCTGAGGAATTCCAGCTCCTCAAACTCATCCGTGAGGCCCTCGATTTTCCCTTCGTACGACCTGCAGTTGTCCAGAACGAGCTCTTTCACCTGCAAAGGGAAGAAATCATGgaaaaacagaaggaatttCAGGGAATTCAGGAGGTTTTCAGCAGAGAAATGCAGGAGTTGGAGTTGTGTTGAGAAGAAAGGCAAGATCGAGGTAGTGCTGCTGATCCCAGAAACTGAgggtaaaaaaaatcccataattCCCAAAATAAACTCCCAAATCACTCATTGGGTTGAAATTTAGATagaaaccccccccaaaataaggaaaataagtGAATCTTTTCCCTCAACAGTGTTTAATTATGAGGATTCTCCAGAGGATCCATGTGGGGATAAATAAAAGAGGTTTTTCCCCTCATGTGAGGGAAAAAGCCCCCAAAATTCTCAAAATAAGTTCCCAAATTACTTATTGGGTTGAAATTTAGGTGGAAAATTCATGGATCTTTTCCCTCAATGGTGTTTAATCATCAGGATCCTCCAGAAGATCCATTTGGGATAAACAGTTTTTTCCTCTCATGTTCCCCACACACACCCGGAGTTCCCGCCAAAATAAAAAGGCGGGAAAAGTGCAATGGAGACGGATCCTCCTTATCTGTGTCCCTGCTCCGTTATCTCATCCCAGCACCCCCAGACACGGAGCCAGGAGAGCTTGGGATCCTCACCAGGAAGCCCCAGGTGGGTTTTACCTcagaggaatttgggaattcctcacaggaattttgggagctgaggggagcaggaatggagggaagggaaggagcccagagctctcaCTGAGGGACaaacagctccagccctgatCCAGGAGGTGGGatatccatccctccatcctccCTCGGCATGGAAACCAGGGAATTGCACAGAAAACCAGTGAATTAGACAACAATTCCCTCAGGTGTAGAGCGGAGACTCAAGGAAGAACTGGAAACAGTCCTGGATACAAAGGAAAATCCCTCTGCACCAAGGGTGATGACCcaactgcctttttttcccttttaatttgtATTGTTTTGGAAACTTGGAATGTCTTGGCTCGGAAGGGACTTTAAGGATCATCCCATTCCCACCTCCCAAAGGAATTTTTTACAGAAAGTTGTTTCCTCCCGCTTTTCAGGAAGTTTGGTGCACAAGTGCCacattccctccttccctgtttCCAGCGCTGGGCAAAGGCACAAATCCAACAAATCCATGGAGAAAGCTCCTGGAATCCAAGAGGCCACTTTGGAAAGCTTGGATGAGCTCAGAGACAGTTTGGGAAGAGCAGAGCACATTCCCAACCCTTCCCAAGAGCAACATAGTGTCGGTGTTAACTCCCTGAATCCCTGGGAACAACAGCACTCCAAACAAAACTCCAGGATGGCTCCATGCCCTAAGAATCCCCAAGGAAATCCAGGAGgattctccaaggaaagcaggaggaaatggaTTTGTGGGATTTTCCCCAACACCCCACCTTCCATGGCACATTCCCTCTCCATAAAATCTTGGAATTTCAAGGAGGAGAAGCCGTGGGAGAGGCCATCAATTTCCACAGCACCTCTAACAGGGAAGTTTTCTAAGGATTTGtctcccccaaaattccaaggCAAGAAATTCTCTAGATTTCCCACTCCAATCCCACCTGGAACGCAACCAGACCAACAAAAGCTTGGATGAGCTTCCTCTCAATCCCGGGATTACCGGAGCTGCTCCGAAGGCTCCCGCGAGCCAATCCCTGCTCCAAGATCATCCCAAGCTCAAGAACCCAATTAAAATCATTAATTAATGAAATTCCAGCTGCAATTCCAAGCTCTCCGTGATCCAACCCCACGGCGCTCAGAGCGGTCCCATTCCCGGTGGGAAACAGGGAAGGATTCCACAGAATatctcccagcagctgctctgtgtctgCCTGGCCACCGCTCCGGAGCTCTTCCAGGTTTTCCAGAGCCCTTGGAattctgcccagggcagggagggcagcaggtGCCATGGCCCGTGGCCACCGGGGATTCCCATTCCATGGGATTCCCATTCCAGGGgaacctcagctgctgctgctgctcaggaatGAGGAGCTGACCTGGAGCAGGATCCCATTCCACAGGGAAGGGAGAATTCCCAAGGGTTTTCACCCTTTTCCTGCCCCAAGGCAAACAGAATTCcttccccaaaccccacaggatTTGGGATATGGatacagccctgcagggcatttTTGGGAATATCCCAGATGGGATAAACTGATTCCTGAGGAAAGCCAGGATCCTTGGGAATGCTCCATTCCCGCCCCTTTCACACCAGCTCATCCCAACGGGAATTCCAACCTGGAATCAGAGAATCCTTGGAAGACACCACTAAGCCATGGAATCCAGCCACCAATCCAACCCCACCACTTTTCCAGATTAAACCTTTCCTGGGAATACCAAATTCCCATTGGGAATACCCAAGATGGGATTCATTGATTTCCAACCAGTTAACCATGAGCATCTCCTGGCTGGGAATGTGCTGGGAAGAGAATCCCAAAAAtcctggggcaggcagagacagTGCTGGAAAACAGCCATGGAACATGACCCAGTTCCTGGGAAATCCAGCATCCCAATTCCATGGGAATCCCGGGAATCATCCAGCCTGGAGAATCCCACAgcagaggcagggaagggacTGGATGGGATTAACACGGATGCTGGGATCGGGAGCAGAATTCCATCGGCACCTCTACGGATGGAAGCGGCACCGCGGCTGCCGGGGCTTCCCGgggattttctgggatttctccaaGCTCCAGTTCATGGGAATTCCCCCTAGCCAAGAAACCCTgctcccttcagcagctcccaggtgGATCCGAGGAATCCAGGACTCCTGAGGAAAGCCAGGATCCTTGGGAACATGCTCCATTCCCGCCTCCTTCACACCAGAATTTCCAACCCAGAATCAGGGAATCCTCGGAAAAGACTTGGAAGAATCCATGGGATGCAGCCATCAATCCAACCTTTCAGGATTAAACCTTTCCCAGGAACACCAAATTCCCATCGCAGGAAGTTCCAACTGGACCTCAAACTCCTCCCAgctttcccaaaattcccattggaattcctgctctgctgcaaacTCCTTGGAAAACCCCCCCAAGAATCTCAACTCCCAACATTCCGGGATCCCTGAAGTTGGAAAAGGCATCTACGACTGAGTCCAAGCTGAGCCTGATCCCAGAGCTCCGAGTGTCACATCCAGGAAttccttggacacttccagggatgggaattcCACAAGGGCTGTCCTTCCCAATGTTTCTCCAccttttccatgaaaaaattcctgctgatgtccCACCTGAGCCACCCCTGGCTTTAggaaggaattttgggaaggTTCTTTGCTAATCCTCccttttttctgggaaaaaccaggaaaaaagccaaagtttctccttccctccaaTCCACAGGGATTCCATCAGGTATCAAACTTTGACTTTTATTCCtctgtttttcccatttttcccactttttttctGGTATTCTGTTGGATTTGGTTTTTGCCTCCAGagaattccttttttttggaaaatgccAAATGTTTAGATGGAATTTGGGGCCAaccaaggatttttttcccacattAAATCAAATTTTCAGGCTATTTTTAACCCCCCCAGCCACCCCTGCTTCCCAGTATTTGGATTTCCCTTGGGATTTTCCGATGGGAATGAGCACAAAAGTGCTATAATCTACCCAGGTGAACACTTCCTGAAGGAAATGAAgatcaattaattaattataattaaaattatattaataaaagaaaaatcacaattTTGCTGTGATTTGTAAATTTAACGGGATAAAAAGTGGGAATAGCTGGGGAAAAAACTGCCTGAacacccaaaaattcccatttttcaggCAGTTCAGGCagtaaaatccatttttttcctgacactgaattaatataaaaaatgaagggaaaactGAAAACTTAAACAACAAAAATGAGATTGAAGAAGAAATTTCTCCACAGAATCCACCTGAGgatgtttttaggatgttttatTATCAGGATGTGACTTTCTGGGATTATCCAATGGAAAAGCCCAGAATTCCATGGAAAAATAGGAGATCCAGGTGGAAAACATCCCAAAGAAGCTCAGGAAAAAGCACAAAACCCCATCCACATCCAAAGATTTAATTCTGATTTCAGGATAATTTAAATCAAAAAGCAGCACTGAATTCAAGGAGATTCCCAAAACTCAGGGATTTTCCCAGGATTTCTTGGTATTCCACATAAAATTGGGAAATAATAATGACAAACACTCAAAATTAAGGGAAACAACTCCCAAACTCATCCTGCCTACCCAAAACTTCCTAAAATCCAGGAATAAATGACTTGGCCATCAATATTCCTGCCAAATCCCAATTGCAGAGGGTGGAATTAGCAGGACTTTCCcttaatattttaaaggaacAGAATTCCACCCACAAACTTCATTCCCTAAAAAACACGTGCACACAGCTAAAAACACAACAACATTCCCAACTGGAATTTTCAGCTCTCTGCCTAAAAAACTGGGATTTAGAACACTCTGGGGGGATCAAGGCACCAAATTCCCTGAAAATTCCAAGGAAAACCCAGCGGTGAAAGGTGAAATGATCCCGATTTTCCAGCTCCCCGctgcccattcccagccctgagGAGCGGGGAAGTCCCTCCAGCTCCGAGTTTTCCCAACTTTTTTGGCGTGAGACGAAAGCGAGCGGAAACAACGCAAAATGCGAGCAcggaaaaggggaaaattgaGTTTATCCCTTTGGAGGCTGGTTCTAAACATCGTTTAAAATGGGGAAGAAATCCCAGCGATGAGGCTGGTGAGGCGAAATGGAGGcaaaaatgagcaaaaaatagaaaactattttaaaaatagggggggaaataatgaaaaaaatcaggggGAA
This DNA window, taken from Passer domesticus isolate bPasDom1 chromosome 14, bPasDom1.hap1, whole genome shotgun sequence, encodes the following:
- the ANP32A gene encoding acidic leucine-rich nuclear phosphoprotein 32 family member A isoform X2, coding for MDMKKRIHLELRNRTPSDVKELVLDNCRSYEGKIEGLTDEFEELEFLSTINVGLTSVANLPKLNKLKKLELSDNRISGGLEVLAEKCPNLTHLNLSGNKIKDLGTIEPLKKLENLKSLDLFNCEVTNLNDYRENVFKLLPQLTYLDGYDRDDKEAPDSDAEGYVEGLDDEEEDEDVKDRDDKEAPDSDAEGYVEGLDDEEEDEDEEEYDDDAQVVEDEEDEEEEEEGEEEDVSGEEEEDEEGYNDGEVDDEEDEEEPEEERGQKRKREPEDEGDEDD
- the ANP32A gene encoding acidic leucine-rich nuclear phosphoprotein 32 family member A isoform X1, whose protein sequence is MDMKKRIHLELRNRTPSDVKELVLDNCRSYEGKIEGLTDEFEELEFLSTINVGLTSVANLPKLNKLKKLELSDNRISGGLEVLAEKCPNLTHLNLSGNKIKDLGTIEPLKKLENLKSLDLFNCEVTNLNDYRENVFKLLPQLTYLDGYDRDDKEAPDSDAEGYVEGLDDEEEDEDALSLVKDRDDKEAPDSDAEGYVEGLDDEEEDEDEEEYDDDAQVVEDEEDEEEEEEGEEEDVSGEEEEDEEGYNDGEVDDEEDEEEPEEERGQKRKREPEDEGDEDD